In a genomic window of Phragmites australis chromosome 14, lpPhrAust1.1, whole genome shotgun sequence:
- the LOC133890025 gene encoding serine/threonine-protein kinase STY17-like isoform X7 gives MAAESCGSRGASPPPPPSSGGAAGSRRKAEAYAEVLRRIRAGGYGGTRPGLDNELWGHFLGLPARYALDVNVERVEDVLLHKKLLEQAHEPMNGGLVFDVRPSQVVTLEESTGLESSTSFKQEEQDSQCSSFSSRDQRPLHEIIFACDDKPKLLSQITSLLGELGLNIQEAHAYLTSDGYSLDIFVVHGWEYEVGVLRSVLRKGIEKIKYRAWPLVQSMPVRMDHQPLDDSSSSDFVQIPADATDVWEVDPRLLKFEQKLASGSFGDLYHGTYWSQDVAIKVVKPEQVSVDMLREFAQEVYIMKKVRHKNVVQFIGACTRPPILCIVKEFMHRGSIFDFLYNRRGNFQLQDVLRIASDVSKGMNYLHQINIIHRDLKTANLLMDDQVVKVADFGVARVKDQSGVMTAETGTYRWMAPEVIEHLPYDHRADVFSFGIVLWELLTGKLPYQDMTPLQAAVAVVQKVPRTQANLEYLIS, from the exons ATGGCCGCCGAGTcgtgcggcagccgcggcgCCTCACCCCCGCCGCCCCCATCCTCCGGTGGCGCGGCCGGGAGTCGGCGGAAGGCGGAAGCCTACGCCGAGGTGCTCCGCCGCATCCGCGCCGGCGGTTACGGCGGCACGCGCCCCGGGTTGGACAACGAGCTCTGGGGCCACTTCCTAGGCCTccccgccag ATATGCATTGGATGTGAATGTTGAGCGGGTTGAAGATGTCTTATTGCACAAGAAATTGCTTGAGCAAGCCCATGAACCCATGAATGGAGGACTGGTCTTTGATGTTCGTCCTTCACAG GTTGTTACTCTGGAGGAAAGCACCGGACTTGAGTCCTCAACTTCCTTTAAGCAAGAAGAACAAGATTCCCAATGCTCTTCTTTTTCATCAAGAGATCAAAG GCCTTTGCATGAAATTATATTTGCATGTGACGATAAGCCAAAGCTTCTTAGTCAG ATAACATCTCTACTTGGGGAGCTTGGTCTTAATATCCAAGAAGCGCATGCATATTTGACAAGCGATGGGTATTCCTTGGACATCTTTGTTGTTCATGGCTGGGAGTATgag GTTGGTGTTCTCCGAAGTGTATTGAGGAAAGGCATTGAGAAAATAAAG TACAGAGCATGGCCGTTGGTCCAGTCGATGCCTGTTAGGATGGATCACCAGCCATTGGATGATTCTTCTTCATCTGACTTTGTCCAGATACCAGCTGATGCAACTGATGTTTGGGAAGTTGATCCCAGGCTTctcaaatttgaacaaaaattaGCATCGGGATCATTTGGTGACCT ATACCATGGGACATACTGGAGCCAAGACGTAGCAATCAAAGTAGTCAAGCCTGAGCAGGTTAGCGTTGATATGCTGCGGGAGTTTGCACAGGAAGTATATATAATGAA AAAGGTTCGTCACAAGAATGTTGTGCAATTTATTGGTGCATGCACCAGACCTCCTATTTTGTGTATAGTTAAAG AGTTCATGCATAGAGGGAGTATTTTTGACTTCCTTTACAATAGACGAGGAAATTTTCAGCTCCAGGATGTGCTAAGAATTGCATCTGACGTGTCCAAGGGAATGAACTACTTGCATCAGATTAACATTATCCACAGGGACTTGAAGACTGCAAATCTTCTTATGGATGATCAG GTTGTCAAGGTTGCAGACTTTGGGGTAGCAAGGGTTAAAGACCAGTCAGGAGTTATGACTGCAGAAACAGGAACCTACAGATGGATGGCTCCTGAG GTCATTGAGCACTTGCCCTACGATCATAGGGCGGATGTTTTCAGTTTTGGAATAGTTCTCTGGGAGCTGCTTACTGGAAAG CTTCCTTACCAAGACATGACGCCTCTTCAAGCAGCAGTTGCTGTTGTTCAAAAG GTCCCTAGGACGCAGGCAAACTTGGAATACTTAATAAGCTAA
- the LOC133890025 gene encoding serine/threonine-protein kinase STY17-like isoform X8 has protein sequence MAAESCGSRGASPPPPPSSGGAAGSRRKAEAYAEVLRRIRAGGYGGTRPGLDNELWGHFLGLPARYALDVNVERVEDVLLHKKLLEQAHEPMNGGLVFDVRPSQVVTLEESTGLESSTSFKQEEQDSQCSSFSSRDQRPLHEIIFACDDKPKLLSQITSLLGELGLNIQEAHAYLTSDGYSLDIFVVHGWEYEVGVLRSVLRKGIEKIKYRAWPLVQSMPVRMDHQPLDDSSSSDFVQIPADATDVWEVDPRLLKFEQKLASGSFGDLYHGTYWSQDVAIKVVKPEQVSVDMLREFAQEVYIMKKVRHKNVVQFIGACTRPPILCIVKEFMHRGSIFDFLYNRRGNFQLQDVLRIASDVSKGMNYLHQINIIHRDLKTANLLMDDQVVKVADFGVARVKDQSGVMTAETGTYRWMAPEVIEHLPYDHRADVFSFGIVLWELLTGKLPYQDMTPLQAAVAVVQKNSCVPHTGP, from the exons ATGGCCGCCGAGTcgtgcggcagccgcggcgCCTCACCCCCGCCGCCCCCATCCTCCGGTGGCGCGGCCGGGAGTCGGCGGAAGGCGGAAGCCTACGCCGAGGTGCTCCGCCGCATCCGCGCCGGCGGTTACGGCGGCACGCGCCCCGGGTTGGACAACGAGCTCTGGGGCCACTTCCTAGGCCTccccgccag ATATGCATTGGATGTGAATGTTGAGCGGGTTGAAGATGTCTTATTGCACAAGAAATTGCTTGAGCAAGCCCATGAACCCATGAATGGAGGACTGGTCTTTGATGTTCGTCCTTCACAG GTTGTTACTCTGGAGGAAAGCACCGGACTTGAGTCCTCAACTTCCTTTAAGCAAGAAGAACAAGATTCCCAATGCTCTTCTTTTTCATCAAGAGATCAAAG GCCTTTGCATGAAATTATATTTGCATGTGACGATAAGCCAAAGCTTCTTAGTCAG ATAACATCTCTACTTGGGGAGCTTGGTCTTAATATCCAAGAAGCGCATGCATATTTGACAAGCGATGGGTATTCCTTGGACATCTTTGTTGTTCATGGCTGGGAGTATgag GTTGGTGTTCTCCGAAGTGTATTGAGGAAAGGCATTGAGAAAATAAAG TACAGAGCATGGCCGTTGGTCCAGTCGATGCCTGTTAGGATGGATCACCAGCCATTGGATGATTCTTCTTCATCTGACTTTGTCCAGATACCAGCTGATGCAACTGATGTTTGGGAAGTTGATCCCAGGCTTctcaaatttgaacaaaaattaGCATCGGGATCATTTGGTGACCT ATACCATGGGACATACTGGAGCCAAGACGTAGCAATCAAAGTAGTCAAGCCTGAGCAGGTTAGCGTTGATATGCTGCGGGAGTTTGCACAGGAAGTATATATAATGAA AAAGGTTCGTCACAAGAATGTTGTGCAATTTATTGGTGCATGCACCAGACCTCCTATTTTGTGTATAGTTAAAG AGTTCATGCATAGAGGGAGTATTTTTGACTTCCTTTACAATAGACGAGGAAATTTTCAGCTCCAGGATGTGCTAAGAATTGCATCTGACGTGTCCAAGGGAATGAACTACTTGCATCAGATTAACATTATCCACAGGGACTTGAAGACTGCAAATCTTCTTATGGATGATCAG GTTGTCAAGGTTGCAGACTTTGGGGTAGCAAGGGTTAAAGACCAGTCAGGAGTTATGACTGCAGAAACAGGAACCTACAGATGGATGGCTCCTGAG GTCATTGAGCACTTGCCCTACGATCATAGGGCGGATGTTTTCAGTTTTGGAATAGTTCTCTGGGAGCTGCTTACTGGAAAG CTTCCTTACCAAGACATGACGCCTCTTCAAGCAGCAGTTGCTGTTGTTCAAAAG AATTCCTGTGTGCCCCATACAGGTCCCTAG
- the LOC133890025 gene encoding serine/threonine-protein kinase STY17-like isoform X2 — translation MAAESCGSRGASPPPPPSSGGAAGSRRKAEAYAEVLRRIRAGGYGGTRPGLDNELWGHFLGLPARYALDVNVERVEDVLLHKKLLEQAHEPMNGGLVFDVRPSQVVTLEESTGLESSTSFKQEEQDSQCSSFSSRDQRPLHEIIFACDDKPKLLSQVGVLRSVLRKGIEKIKYRAWPLVQSMPVRMDHQPLDDSSSSDFVQIPADATDVWEVDPRLLKFEQKLASGSFGDLYHGTYWSQDVAIKVVKPEQVSVDMLREFAQEVYIMKKVRHKNVVQFIGACTRPPILCIVKEFMHRGSIFDFLYNRRGNFQLQDVLRIASDVSKGMNYLHQINIIHRDLKTANLLMDDQVVKVADFGVARVKDQSGVMTAETGTYRWMAPEVIEHLPYDHRADVFSFGIVLWELLTGKLPYQDMTPLQAAVAVVQKDLRPNIPADTHPMLVNLLQKCWQKDPALRPTFAEILDILSSIKAVVRSSGHHKRHSGRSNSGQRPVIISEYSLLSYSCSFREGFCFPF, via the exons ATGGCCGCCGAGTcgtgcggcagccgcggcgCCTCACCCCCGCCGCCCCCATCCTCCGGTGGCGCGGCCGGGAGTCGGCGGAAGGCGGAAGCCTACGCCGAGGTGCTCCGCCGCATCCGCGCCGGCGGTTACGGCGGCACGCGCCCCGGGTTGGACAACGAGCTCTGGGGCCACTTCCTAGGCCTccccgccag ATATGCATTGGATGTGAATGTTGAGCGGGTTGAAGATGTCTTATTGCACAAGAAATTGCTTGAGCAAGCCCATGAACCCATGAATGGAGGACTGGTCTTTGATGTTCGTCCTTCACAG GTTGTTACTCTGGAGGAAAGCACCGGACTTGAGTCCTCAACTTCCTTTAAGCAAGAAGAACAAGATTCCCAATGCTCTTCTTTTTCATCAAGAGATCAAAG GCCTTTGCATGAAATTATATTTGCATGTGACGATAAGCCAAAGCTTCTTAGTCAG GTTGGTGTTCTCCGAAGTGTATTGAGGAAAGGCATTGAGAAAATAAAG TACAGAGCATGGCCGTTGGTCCAGTCGATGCCTGTTAGGATGGATCACCAGCCATTGGATGATTCTTCTTCATCTGACTTTGTCCAGATACCAGCTGATGCAACTGATGTTTGGGAAGTTGATCCCAGGCTTctcaaatttgaacaaaaattaGCATCGGGATCATTTGGTGACCT ATACCATGGGACATACTGGAGCCAAGACGTAGCAATCAAAGTAGTCAAGCCTGAGCAGGTTAGCGTTGATATGCTGCGGGAGTTTGCACAGGAAGTATATATAATGAA AAAGGTTCGTCACAAGAATGTTGTGCAATTTATTGGTGCATGCACCAGACCTCCTATTTTGTGTATAGTTAAAG AGTTCATGCATAGAGGGAGTATTTTTGACTTCCTTTACAATAGACGAGGAAATTTTCAGCTCCAGGATGTGCTAAGAATTGCATCTGACGTGTCCAAGGGAATGAACTACTTGCATCAGATTAACATTATCCACAGGGACTTGAAGACTGCAAATCTTCTTATGGATGATCAG GTTGTCAAGGTTGCAGACTTTGGGGTAGCAAGGGTTAAAGACCAGTCAGGAGTTATGACTGCAGAAACAGGAACCTACAGATGGATGGCTCCTGAG GTCATTGAGCACTTGCCCTACGATCATAGGGCGGATGTTTTCAGTTTTGGAATAGTTCTCTGGGAGCTGCTTACTGGAAAG CTTCCTTACCAAGACATGACGCCTCTTCAAGCAGCAGTTGCTGTTGTTCAAAAG GATCTGAGGCCTAATATTCCTGCTGATACTCATCCTATGCTTGTGAATCTACTTCAGAAATGCTGGCAGAAAGATCCAGCTCTGAGACCAACCTTTGCAGAGATTCTGGACATACTGAGCTCCATAAAGGCG GTGGTTCGAAGTTCTGGGCATCACAAGAGGCATTCAGGTCGATCTAATTCCGGGCAGAG GCCAGTGATAATTTCAGAATATAGTCTGCTGAGTTATTCGTGTTCATTTCGGGAGGgtttttgtttccctttttaG